The following are from one region of the Camarhynchus parvulus chromosome 3, STF_HiC, whole genome shotgun sequence genome:
- the BCL2L11 gene encoding LOW QUALITY PROTEIN: bcl-2-like protein 11 (The sequence of the model RefSeq protein was modified relative to this genomic sequence to represent the inferred CDS: inserted 1 base in 1 codon), producing MVPKMKDFGMGFGVNSSKMAHDKRNEDNVETDFFREAGAVIHGAKMHLTRAQPRPGPLQRRQHRSPDGQAAPEVKARRDGEGGRLPAAEGPGRAXQLRPGAPAALPGAGAVSAAAAARGPPASPGPFATRSPLFIFVRRSPLLPRSSSGYFSFEAERSPAPLGCDKATQTPSPPCQALSHCLSAMASRWQSPSPAEEVQPEIWIAQELRRIGDEFNASYCPRRGFLDHQLGNPQVMILRLLRYIISRIWRLQ from the exons ATGG TGCCAAAAATGAAGGACTTTGGGATGGGCTTTGGTGTAAATTCCTCCAAGATGGCTCACGACAAGAGGAACGAGGATAACGTCGAAACAGATTTCTTCCGTGAGGCTGGAGCCGTGATTCACGGTGCGAAAATGCACTTg ACCCGAGCGCAGCCGCGGCCGGGGCCGCTCCAGCGGCGGCAGCACc GCAGCCCCGATGGCCAAGCAGCCCCCGAGGTGAAGGCGCGACGCGACGGCGAGGGCGGGCGGCTGCCGGCggcggaggggccgggccggg cgcAGCTGCGCCCCGGCGCTCCCGCCGCCCTGCCCGGGGCCGGCGCGGTGTCCGCGGCCGCCGCGGCGCGGGGCCCGcccgccagccccggcccctTCGCCACCCGCTCGCCGCTCTTCATCTTCGTGCGGAGGTCGCCGCTGCTGCCGCGCTCCTCCAGCGGGTACTTCTCGTTCGAAGCCGAGCGCAGCCCCGCGCCCCTGGGCTGCGACAAGGCCACGCAGACCCCCAGCCCGCCCTGCCAGGCGCTCAGCCACTGCCTCAGCGCCATGG CTTCCCGGTGGCAATCCCCCTCTCCAGCTGAAGAGGTGCAGCCGGAGATCTGGATCGCGCAGGAGCTGCGGCGCATCGGGGACGAGTTCAATGCCTCCTATTGTCCACGCAGG GGTTTCTTGGATCACCAGCTGGGAAACCCCCAGGTTATGATCTTGCGCCTGCTGCGTTACATCATCAGCCGCATCTGGAGGCTCCAGTGA